A window of the Burkholderia sp. 9120 genome harbors these coding sequences:
- a CDS encoding UDP-3-O-acyl N-acetylglycosamine deacetylase — translation MRAPAGWSDREGTLARELTLSGHGLHTGRRVNVRILPGNADSRRGIVFRRVQDGRALAELPVSPTLRRGQPLCTMLESSDGVRVRTVEHLLASLLTCEIDRATVELDAEEVPILDGSAQPWIDAIRACGRIGLPHAKRFIRVLRPVRIADGAGTRDERSISIEPSTHYEMTVRNDLKGFGELRWDGALTPASFAEQIAPSRSYGRVKWAIPAILAGYVRGMPILRGARLSCTAAIVGNRVVGGMRVPDEFVRHRVLDLVGDMAMAGAPLLGRVNALRPSHEMNYRLVAELLATPDAWEWAEFTA, via the coding sequence ATGCGCGCGCCGGCCGGCTGGAGCGACCGCGAAGGCACGCTTGCCCGCGAGCTGACGTTGAGCGGTCACGGCCTGCATACCGGCCGTCGCGTGAACGTGCGGATCCTGCCGGGCAACGCCGACAGTCGGCGCGGCATTGTGTTCCGCCGCGTGCAGGACGGCCGCGCGCTCGCGGAACTGCCGGTGAGTCCGACGTTGCGGCGCGGCCAGCCGCTCTGCACGATGCTCGAATCGAGCGACGGTGTGCGGGTGCGTACCGTCGAGCATCTGCTCGCGTCGCTGCTGACCTGCGAAATCGATCGCGCGACGGTCGAGCTGGATGCCGAAGAAGTGCCCATTCTCGACGGCAGCGCGCAGCCGTGGATCGACGCGATCCGCGCGTGCGGCCGGATCGGTTTGCCGCACGCCAAGCGCTTCATTCGCGTGCTGCGCCCAGTGAGGATCGCCGACGGCGCGGGCACCCGCGACGAACGCAGCATCTCGATCGAACCGTCGACTCACTATGAAATGACGGTGCGCAACGACCTGAAGGGCTTCGGCGAACTGCGCTGGGACGGCGCGCTGACGCCCGCGAGTTTCGCCGAGCAGATCGCGCCGTCGCGTTCGTATGGCCGCGTCAAATGGGCGATTCCCGCGATTCTCGCCGGCTACGTGCGCGGCATGCCGATTCTGCGCGGCGCGCGTTTGTCGTGCACCGCCGCGATTGTCGGCAACCGCGTAGTGGGCGGCATGCGCGTGCCCGACGAATTCGTGCGGCACCGCGTGCTCGATCTGGTCGGCGATATGGCCATGGCCGGCGCGCCGTTGCTCGGTCGCGTGAATGCGCTGCGGCCGAGTCACGAAATGAATTACCGGCTGGTTGCCGAACTGCTCGCCACGCCGGATGCGTGGGAGTGGGCCGAATTCACGGCTTGA
- a CDS encoding aminotransferase class I/II-fold pyridoxal phosphate-dependent enzyme, with translation MGLGDNIRQQLAAKALMRQLERVSEEAQTPGAPLAAVGPRAVQDASRAAMCSFETMPGYQQVEILRQMGEKLQVQSPFFRVHDGIAGATTRIGGAEYLNYANYNYLGLAGDSRVSARAKEAIDRYGTSASASRMVAGERPVQRELETALASFYEVDDCVVFVSGHATNVTVIGSLFGPGDLIVHDSLAHNSIVQGAQLSGAKRLSFAHNDWQALDALLARVRHDYRRVLIAIEGLYSMDGDIPDLAQFVDIKRRHAAFLMVDEAHSLGVLGEHGLGVREQCGVASGDVDIWMGTLSKTLAGCGGFIAGSQALIDILRHLAPGFLYSVGLAPSLAAASLAALERLVAEPERVAQLRARGRQFLDEARAAGLDTGKSAGYAVVPIITGSTLKAAQWANAMFADGINVQPIFYPAVEEKAARLRFFICSTHEPEQISRTIAALKRLPR, from the coding sequence ATGGGATTGGGCGACAACATCCGCCAGCAACTCGCCGCGAAGGCGTTGATGCGGCAACTGGAACGCGTCTCCGAAGAAGCGCAGACGCCGGGCGCGCCGTTGGCCGCAGTCGGCCCGCGCGCGGTGCAGGACGCCTCGCGTGCCGCAATGTGCAGCTTCGAGACGATGCCCGGTTATCAGCAGGTCGAGATCTTGCGGCAGATGGGCGAAAAATTGCAGGTGCAGTCGCCGTTCTTCCGCGTGCACGACGGCATTGCGGGCGCGACCACGCGGATTGGCGGCGCCGAGTATCTGAACTACGCGAACTACAACTACCTGGGCCTGGCCGGCGATTCGCGGGTGTCGGCACGCGCCAAGGAAGCGATCGACCGTTACGGCACCTCGGCGTCCGCGAGCCGGATGGTGGCGGGCGAACGGCCGGTGCAGCGCGAACTGGAAACGGCGCTCGCATCGTTCTATGAAGTCGACGATTGCGTCGTGTTCGTGAGCGGCCACGCGACCAACGTGACGGTGATCGGCTCGCTGTTCGGACCCGGCGATCTGATCGTGCACGATTCGCTCGCGCATAACAGCATCGTGCAGGGCGCGCAGTTGAGCGGTGCGAAACGCCTGAGCTTCGCGCACAACGACTGGCAGGCGCTCGACGCGCTGCTCGCGCGCGTGCGCCACGACTACCGGCGTGTGCTGATCGCGATCGAAGGGCTGTACAGCATGGACGGCGATATTCCCGATCTGGCGCAGTTCGTCGATATCAAGCGGCGCCATGCAGCGTTCCTGATGGTCGACGAAGCGCACTCGCTCGGCGTGCTCGGCGAGCATGGCCTGGGCGTGCGCGAACAGTGCGGCGTGGCGAGCGGCGATGTCGATATCTGGATGGGCACGCTCAGCAAAACGCTGGCGGGTTGCGGCGGTTTTATCGCCGGCTCGCAGGCGTTGATCGACATCTTGCGGCATCTGGCGCCGGGCTTTCTGTACAGCGTGGGTCTCGCGCCGTCGCTCGCGGCGGCTTCACTGGCCGCGCTGGAACGTCTCGTTGCCGAACCGGAGCGGGTGGCGCAATTGCGCGCGCGCGGCCGGCAGTTTCTCGACGAAGCGCGCGCGGCAGGACTCGACACCGGCAAGAGCGCGGGCTACGCGGTCGTGCCGATCATCACCGGCAGCACCTTGAAAGCCGCGCAATGGGCCAACGCGATGTTCGCCGACGGCATCAACGTGCAGCCGATTTTCTATCCGGCCGTCGAAGAAAAGGCGGCACGTCTGCGGTTTTTCATCTGCTCGACGCACGAGCCCGAGCAGATCAGCCGAACCATCGCGGCGCTCAAGCGCCTGCCTCGCTAG
- a CDS encoding type I polyketide synthase: MTKQIAIVGMACRFPGHVESPEDFWALLRDEKDAVTQVPADRFGTEFYQHPSKREAGKSYTFSAGVLDDVAGFDAAFFGISPREAQQMDPQQRLLLELAWETFEDAGVRPREMEGSNCAVYIGVASPDYGNRFVDDLNAVDPYSATGNTLSIASNRLSYLFDLRGPSVSVDTACSSSLVALHQACQALQSGDAEMALAGGVNLLLHPFGFVTFSKASMLSPRGRCRAFDATGDGYVRSEGGALVMLKTLDRALADGDTIHAVIAGSGVNSDGYSQGGISVPGAATQAALLRTVYDRAGVDPRSLAYVEAHGTGTAVGDPIEARALMEVASAGREVDRPLLIGSVKTNVGHLETASGMAGLMKAILCLKHRAVPKTLHFETPNPAIDFVGGRLRVVDRLTPLRSDGQPLVIGVNSFGFGGTNAHVVLKEAPGAVATAQAASDTHNETGNDIAPLPLILSARSAAALPALAERYLAALENGTSWNTLASNAAHRRQWLKYRAVIAPATSDEARAALGALIAPTPDQTTSALVQGDTPGDDTRLALVFSGNGSQWAGMGKQLLEQEPVFSAALDELDALWCADGSPSLVAALREGVSATLLEATEHAQPLLFALQVGVVRVIEARGVGFDVCLGHSVGEVAAAWASGALTLAQAVHVIKIRSRAQAATRGTGRMAAAGLGETAMRALLAQLGVDADVEVAGVNSPQAVTLAGPLDALQRVEAAVKESGRFFQMLDLDYAFHSRQMNPIEPGVLQGLADLTPGVATRRFVSTVTGAELAGTELDAHYWWRNIREPVRFGDAVAQVAQTGVRLFLEVGPHSILRTYVTQTLDDVRVSGRSLATLKRHHDSARMLQQAIHATIANGARVDAQRFAPMGARVALPSYPWQHERYWLGPTAEAYNLVNRRREHPLLGYRLHEHALAWENQLDPAGLPMLADHVVDGGVAFPGAGYVEMALAAARVHFGTASCAVENLEIRLPVVFQPQHSKLFRFTVDVRTASFTIETRDRMSDEAWSLNVTGRLLASGCALSDDAATSRLPAATLTDLFARPAMSGATLYDNTTAIGLTYGPAFQWVRSVQVDADADIALAEVDVPAVLAQAPADLDAYALHPALMDSGFHPLFALLAAADQSGLDHAAYVPVQLGRIDYLRGDAIRYVLARIERRSPHSVVASFEFADAQGAIVARLGACRFRRVDLKGRRQQAPARYTYIVEAKPLAADVDAHTLPEPAALLVDAAAALAGREDQSRRHVHLTEMLPLLDVLAGAYALQALDALKVFDHAALPDCAHPTLLARLAQIAVEDGLATRDGARLVRDDAACANLPGIDELWRELIAQSPAHVAELTLLAHCGAALPAVLRGDVSGAQILPPSRSSLVEHFFEASPTWTHVNALAGECLHRAIEGWSEPRRLRVLELDSPSSDVLQPLAIHVPVSRCDYTIAGTHEQLSGFDASGHPSMHIATIEFGETPRLSGIEAGERYDLVVASHVLAAQTEPRALLAALRGWLAPGALVVVTEPRNSRFADIVFDLDAEAAHANARRAAWLSPQALTKQLEAAGFEQVTRHAEQHLDLEGAPTLIVAREPRAASRAADAGNVATQATQAQPTHWSLLYAADSGDSASGAGSDTSDTLAAALQAAGHSTSTTILHTLRHDMSKLAAPAGHVHHVVFIAPDHSLSANADGADVMLAQQQTTLALAQLVRDLTAVAGIMQPQLWIVTRGGAPLAAPFADAATLRPEQAAMWGLGRVLANEHPELSSRLVDVCTGCRDAGALLARELLAADGEEEVLLTPHGRYVPRMLPAATAALRDKDAAPLRAQNEAAVLGFASPGSLRNLEWFGLPQRELAPDEVEIEPVATGLNFRDVMYAMGLLSDEAVENGFAGATIGMELSGRVARVGRDVARFAPGDAVLGFAPASFANHVWTKAEAIAHKPARLTFEEAATVPTTFFTAYYALCELARLRRGERVLVHGAAGGVGIAAIQLARHLGAEVFATAGSREKREFVRLLGADHVFDSRSLAFADEIRERTQGAGIDIVLNSLAGEAMVRSIDTLRPFGRFLELGKRDFYENSRIGLRPFRNNISYFGIDADQLMSALPGLTARLFDEVMQLFADGVLHPLPYRAFPAERVEEAFRHMQQARQIGKILVTYPAGTPSPARASSTAAALQLDPAAAYLIVGGTGGLGFATARWMMSRGARHLTLASRSGSLTPEFAEEAARWRNENGTQVHAAACDVTDAAALDLLLADIGQRGTPLKGVLHSAMVIDDGLVRNLDDARFAAVLAPKLAGAWNLHQATRTAALDFFVVYSSATTFLGNPGQSSYVAANSFLEALIVQRRAAGLAGTYMAWGPLDDVGFLARNAETREALQARIGGLSITSAEALHALERALVDLNAGEAVVRLDWQALSLGMPAARARRYTELHARGSHEPARQGGAQMRDQIAGLPFADALHLVEETLQAQIARILHMSPEKIETGRSILDMGMDSLMGMELGMAVEESFQVKLSIMTMAEGATVHSLAQRIVESIQTQDETADNGVAAQVAAVAAQHALDVGAHALADVADAMSAQAGALSASTSAPSGVTTELV; this comes from the coding sequence ATGACGAAACAGATTGCAATTGTGGGGATGGCTTGCCGTTTCCCCGGCCATGTAGAGAGCCCGGAAGACTTCTGGGCGCTGCTGCGCGACGAAAAAGACGCGGTCACTCAGGTGCCGGCCGACCGCTTCGGCACGGAGTTCTATCAGCATCCGTCGAAGCGCGAAGCGGGTAAGAGCTATACGTTCTCGGCCGGCGTGCTCGACGACGTCGCGGGTTTCGACGCGGCGTTCTTCGGCATTTCGCCGCGCGAGGCGCAGCAGATGGATCCGCAGCAACGGCTGCTGCTCGAACTCGCGTGGGAAACCTTCGAGGACGCGGGCGTGCGTCCGCGCGAGATGGAGGGCAGCAACTGCGCGGTGTATATCGGCGTGGCGAGTCCGGACTACGGCAACCGTTTCGTCGACGACCTGAACGCGGTCGATCCGTATTCGGCGACCGGCAACACGCTCAGCATTGCGTCGAACCGTCTGTCGTATCTGTTCGATCTGCGCGGGCCGAGCGTGTCGGTGGATACGGCGTGCTCGTCGTCGCTGGTCGCCTTGCATCAGGCGTGTCAGGCATTGCAATCCGGCGATGCCGAGATGGCGCTTGCCGGTGGCGTGAATCTGCTGCTGCATCCGTTCGGTTTCGTGACGTTCTCGAAGGCCTCGATGCTGTCGCCGCGCGGTCGTTGCCGCGCGTTCGACGCGACCGGCGACGGCTACGTGCGTTCGGAAGGCGGCGCGCTGGTGATGCTCAAAACGCTCGACCGCGCGCTAGCCGACGGCGACACGATTCACGCGGTGATCGCCGGTTCGGGCGTCAACTCGGACGGCTACTCGCAAGGCGGCATCAGCGTGCCGGGCGCGGCCACCCAGGCGGCGCTGCTGCGCACGGTGTACGACCGCGCGGGCGTCGATCCGCGTTCGCTCGCGTATGTCGAAGCGCACGGCACGGGCACGGCGGTCGGCGATCCGATCGAAGCGCGCGCGCTGATGGAAGTGGCGTCGGCGGGGCGTGAGGTGGACCGTCCGCTGTTGATCGGCTCGGTGAAGACCAACGTGGGCCACCTGGAAACCGCGTCGGGCATGGCGGGCCTGATGAAGGCGATTCTGTGCCTGAAGCATCGCGCGGTGCCGAAGACGCTGCATTTCGAAACGCCTAATCCGGCGATCGATTTTGTCGGCGGTCGCCTGCGCGTGGTGGATCGTCTGACGCCGCTGCGTAGCGACGGGCAGCCGCTGGTGATCGGCGTCAACTCGTTCGGCTTCGGCGGGACGAATGCGCACGTCGTGCTGAAAGAAGCGCCGGGCGCTGTCGCTACGGCGCAAGCGGCTAGCGACACGCACAACGAAACCGGCAACGACATCGCACCGTTGCCGCTCATCCTCTCGGCGCGCTCGGCCGCCGCGCTGCCGGCACTCGCTGAGCGCTATCTGGCCGCGCTGGAGAACGGCACGTCGTGGAACACGCTCGCGTCGAACGCGGCGCATCGTCGGCAATGGCTCAAGTACCGCGCGGTGATCGCGCCGGCCACGTCAGACGAAGCACGCGCGGCACTCGGCGCGCTAATCGCGCCGACGCCGGATCAGACGACGTCGGCACTCGTGCAAGGCGACACACCCGGCGACGACACACGTCTCGCACTCGTGTTTTCCGGCAACGGTTCGCAGTGGGCCGGCATGGGCAAGCAGTTGCTCGAGCAGGAGCCCGTATTCAGCGCCGCGCTCGACGAACTCGACGCATTGTGGTGCGCCGACGGCAGCCCGTCGCTGGTCGCCGCGTTGCGTGAAGGCGTGAGCGCCACGCTGCTGGAAGCCACCGAACACGCGCAGCCGTTGCTGTTCGCGCTGCAGGTCGGCGTGGTGCGCGTGATCGAAGCGCGCGGCGTCGGCTTCGACGTGTGCCTTGGCCACAGCGTCGGCGAAGTCGCCGCCGCGTGGGCCTCGGGCGCGCTGACGCTGGCGCAGGCTGTTCACGTGATCAAGATCCGCAGCCGGGCTCAAGCCGCCACGCGCGGCACGGGCCGCATGGCCGCCGCCGGTCTCGGCGAAACCGCCATGCGCGCGCTGCTCGCGCAACTGGGCGTCGATGCCGATGTGGAAGTGGCGGGCGTGAACAGCCCGCAAGCGGTGACGCTGGCCGGTCCGTTGGACGCATTGCAACGGGTCGAAGCGGCAGTGAAGGAAAGCGGCCGCTTCTTCCAGATGCTGGATCTCGACTACGCGTTCCATAGCCGCCAGATGAATCCGATCGAGCCGGGCGTGCTGCAAGGCCTCGCCGATCTGACGCCGGGCGTGGCGACACGCCGTTTCGTTTCGACGGTGACGGGTGCCGAACTCGCGGGCACGGAGCTCGACGCGCATTACTGGTGGCGCAATATCCGCGAGCCGGTGCGTTTCGGCGACGCCGTCGCGCAGGTCGCGCAAACCGGCGTGCGCCTGTTCCTCGAAGTCGGCCCGCACTCGATCCTGCGCACGTACGTGACGCAAACGCTCGACGACGTCCGCGTCAGCGGCCGCTCGCTGGCCACGCTCAAGCGCCATCACGACAGCGCGCGGATGCTGCAACAGGCGATCCACGCGACGATCGCGAACGGCGCGCGCGTTGACGCGCAACGCTTCGCGCCGATGGGCGCGCGCGTGGCGCTGCCGTCGTATCCGTGGCAGCACGAACGCTACTGGCTCGGCCCGACCGCCGAAGCCTACAACCTGGTTAACCGGCGCCGCGAACATCCGCTGCTCGGCTACCGTCTGCACGAGCATGCGCTCGCGTGGGAAAACCAGCTCGATCCGGCCGGTTTGCCGATGCTCGCCGATCATGTGGTGGACGGCGGCGTGGCGTTTCCGGGGGCGGGTTACGTCGAGATGGCGCTGGCCGCCGCGCGCGTGCATTTCGGCACCGCGAGCTGCGCGGTGGAGAACCTCGAAATCCGTTTGCCGGTGGTGTTCCAGCCGCAGCATTCGAAGCTGTTCCGTTTCACCGTCGACGTTCGCACCGCGAGCTTCACGATCGAAACACGCGACCGCATGTCCGACGAAGCGTGGTCGCTCAACGTCACCGGGCGTCTGCTCGCGAGCGGTTGCGCGCTGAGCGACGATGCCGCGACGAGCCGCCTGCCGGCCGCCACGCTGACCGATCTGTTCGCCCGGCCGGCCATGTCCGGCGCCACGCTGTACGACAACACCACGGCGATCGGCCTGACGTACGGCCCGGCGTTCCAATGGGTCCGCTCGGTGCAGGTCGACGCCGACGCCGACATTGCGCTCGCGGAAGTAGACGTGCCGGCGGTGCTCGCGCAAGCGCCGGCTGACCTCGACGCTTATGCGTTGCATCCGGCCTTGATGGATAGCGGTTTTCATCCGCTGTTCGCGTTGCTCGCGGCGGCGGATCAAAGCGGTCTCGACCATGCGGCGTACGTGCCGGTGCAACTCGGCCGCATCGACTATCTGCGCGGCGACGCGATCCGCTATGTGCTCGCGCGGATCGAGCGGCGCAGTCCGCACTCGGTGGTGGCGTCGTTCGAATTCGCCGACGCGCAAGGCGCGATCGTCGCGCGGCTCGGGGCCTGCCGGTTCCGCCGCGTCGATCTGAAGGGCCGCCGTCAGCAGGCGCCCGCACGCTACACCTATATCGTCGAAGCCAAACCGCTCGCCGCCGATGTCGACGCGCACACGCTGCCTGAACCGGCCGCGTTGCTCGTCGATGCCGCCGCCGCGCTGGCCGGCCGCGAAGATCAGTCGCGCCGCCATGTGCACCTGACCGAAATGCTGCCGCTGCTCGACGTGCTGGCCGGCGCCTACGCGCTGCAGGCGCTCGACGCGCTGAAGGTGTTCGACCACGCGGCGCTGCCGGACTGCGCGCATCCCACGTTGCTCGCGCGGCTCGCGCAGATCGCCGTGGAAGACGGTCTCGCGACGCGCGACGGCGCCCGTCTCGTGCGCGACGACGCGGCCTGTGCGAACCTGCCGGGCATCGACGAACTGTGGCGCGAGCTGATCGCGCAATCGCCGGCGCACGTGGCGGAGTTGACGCTGCTCGCGCATTGCGGCGCGGCGTTGCCGGCAGTCTTGCGCGGCGACGTGAGCGGCGCGCAAATTTTGCCGCCGTCGCGCAGCAGCCTGGTCGAGCATTTCTTCGAAGCCTCGCCGACATGGACCCACGTCAACGCACTGGCCGGCGAGTGCCTGCATCGCGCGATCGAAGGCTGGAGCGAGCCGCGCCGTCTGCGCGTGCTCGAACTGGATTCGCCGTCGAGCGACGTGCTGCAACCGCTGGCGATTCACGTGCCGGTGTCGCGCTGCGATTACACGATCGCGGGCACGCATGAACAATTGAGCGGCTTCGACGCGAGCGGGCATCCGTCGATGCACATCGCCACCATCGAGTTCGGCGAGACACCGCGTCTGTCCGGCATCGAGGCGGGCGAGCGCTACGACCTCGTCGTCGCGAGCCATGTGCTGGCGGCCCAGACCGAGCCGCGCGCACTGCTCGCCGCGCTGCGCGGCTGGCTTGCGCCGGGCGCGCTGGTGGTCGTCACGGAGCCGCGCAATAGCCGCTTCGCCGACATCGTGTTCGATCTCGACGCGGAGGCCGCGCATGCGAACGCGCGCCGGGCGGCCTGGTTGTCGCCGCAAGCGCTGACGAAGCAGCTCGAAGCGGCCGGCTTCGAACAGGTCACGCGACATGCCGAACAACATCTGGATCTGGAAGGCGCGCCGACGCTGATCGTGGCGCGCGAACCGCGAGCGGCCTCGCGCGCCGCCGATGCAGGCAACGTTGCAACGCAGGCGACGCAGGCTCAACCGACGCATTGGTCCTTGCTGTACGCAGCGGATAGCGGTGATAGCGCGTCTGGCGCTGGTAGCGACACTAGCGACACACTGGCCGCCGCACTGCAAGCCGCTGGCCATTCGACGTCGACGACTATCTTGCACACGTTGCGTCACGACATGAGCAAACTGGCCGCACCGGCCGGGCACGTTCATCACGTGGTGTTCATCGCACCGGATCACAGCCTGTCCGCAAACGCGGACGGCGCCGACGTGATGCTCGCGCAGCAGCAGACCACGCTCGCGCTGGCGCAACTGGTGCGCGATCTCACCGCGGTCGCCGGCATCATGCAGCCGCAACTGTGGATCGTCACGCGCGGCGGCGCGCCGCTCGCGGCGCCGTTCGCGGACGCCGCCACGCTGCGTCCCGAGCAGGCGGCGATGTGGGGTTTGGGCCGCGTGCTGGCCAACGAACATCCGGAACTGTCGTCGCGTCTTGTCGACGTTTGCACCGGATGCCGCGACGCGGGCGCGCTGCTGGCGCGTGAACTGCTCGCCGCCGACGGCGAAGAAGAAGTGTTGCTGACGCCGCATGGCCGCTACGTGCCGCGCATGTTGCCGGCCGCGACCGCCGCGTTGCGCGACAAGGACGCTGCGCCGCTGCGCGCGCAGAACGAAGCCGCGGTGCTGGGTTTCGCGTCGCCGGGTTCGTTGCGCAACCTCGAATGGTTCGGTTTGCCGCAGCGCGAACTCGCGCCGGACGAAGTCGAAATCGAACCGGTCGCCACCGGCCTGAATTTCCGCGACGTGATGTACGCGATGGGCCTGCTGTCCGATGAAGCGGTCGAAAACGGCTTTGCGGGCGCGACGATCGGCATGGAGTTGTCCGGCCGCGTGGCGCGCGTGGGACGCGACGTCGCGCGTTTCGCGCCGGGCGACGCGGTGCTCGGTTTCGCGCCCGCGTCGTTCGCGAACCATGTGTGGACCAAGGCCGAGGCCATCGCGCACAAACCCGCGCGTCTCACGTTCGAAGAAGCGGCCACGGTGCCGACCACCTTCTTCACCGCGTACTACGCGCTGTGCGAGCTGGCGCGTTTGCGTCGCGGCGAGCGCGTGCTGGTGCACGGCGCGGCGGGCGGCGTGGGGATCGCGGCGATTCAACTGGCGCGTCATCTCGGCGCGGAAGTGTTCGCGACGGCGGGCAGCCGCGAGAAGCGCGAATTCGTGCGCCTGCTCGGTGCCGATCACGTGTTCGATTCGCGCAGCCTTGCCTTCGCCGATGAAATTCGGGAACGCACGCAAGGCGCGGGCATCGATATCGTGCTGAATTCGCTGGCGGGTGAGGCGATGGTGCGCAGCATCGACACGCTGCGTCCGTTTGGCCGTTTTCTCGAACTTGGCAAGCGCGATTTTTATGAAAACAGCCGGATCGGGCTGCGTCCGTTCCGCAACAACATCAGCTATTTCGGCATCGACGCGGATCAATTGATGAGCGCGTTGCCGGGCCTGACCGCACGTCTGTTCGACGAGGTCATGCAACTGTTCGCGGATGGCGTGCTGCATCCGCTGCCGTATCGCGCGTTTCCGGCCGAACGGGTCGAGGAAGCGTTCCGGCATATGCAGCAGGCGCGGCAGATCGGCAAGATTCTCGTGACCTATCCGGCGGGCACGCCGAGCCCCGCACGCGCGAGCTCGACGGCGGCGGCGTTGCAACTCGATCCGGCGGCGGCGTATCTGATCGTCGGCGGTACGGGCGGTCTCGGTTTCGCCACCGCGCGCTGGATGATGTCGCGCGGCGCGCGCCATCTGACGCTGGCCAGCCGTTCCGGCTCGCTCACGCCGGAGTTCGCCGAAGAAGCCGCGCGCTGGCGTAACGAAAACGGCACCCAGGTGCATGCCGCCGCGTGCGACGTCACCGACGCCGCCGCGCTCGACCTGCTGCTCGCGGATATCGGTCAGCGCGGCACGCCGCTCAAAGGCGTGCTGCATTCGGCGATGGTGATCGACGACGGCCTCGTGCGCAATCTCGACGACGCGCGTTTCGCCGCCGTGCTCGCGCCGAAGCTGGCCGGTGCGTGGAATCTGCACCAGGCCACTCGCACCGCGGCGCTCGATTTCTTCGTGGTCTATTCATCGGCGACGACTTTCCTCGGCAATCCGGGGCAGTCGAGCTACGTGGCGGCCAACAGCTTCCTCGAAGCATTGATCGTGCAACGTCGCGCGGCCGGTCTGGCGGGCACGTATATGGCCTGGGGGCCGCTCGACGACGTCGGTTTCCTCGCACGCAATGCGGAGACGCGCGAAGCGTTGCAGGCGCGCATTGGCGGTTTGTCGATCACGTCGGCGGAAGCGCTGCATGCGCTCGAACGTGCGCTGGTCGACCTCAACGCGGGCGAAGCGGTGGTGCGGCTCGACTGGCAGGCGCTGTCGCTCGGCATGCCGGCGGCGCGCGCGCGCCGTTACACCGAGTTGCACGCGCGCGGCAGTCACGAGCCGGCGCGCCAGGGCGGCGCGCAGATGCGCGATCAGATCGCCGGGCTGCCGTTCGCGGACGCGCTGCATCTGGTCGAGGAAACCTTGCAGGCGCAGATCGCGCGAATCCTGCATATGTCGCCGGAAAAAATCGAAACCGGCCGCTCGATCCTCGATATGGGCATGGATTCGCTGATGGGCATGGAGTTGGGCATGGCGGTGGAAGAGAGCTTCCAGGTCAAGCTCTCGATCATGACGATGGCCGAAGGCGCGACCGTGCATTCGCTCGCGCAACGCATCGTCGAGTCGATCCAGACTCAGGACGAGACGGCAGATAACGGCGTCGCGGCGCAGGTGGCGGCGGTCGCCGCGCAACATGCGCTCGACGTCGGCGCGCATGCGCTGGCCGATGTCGCGGATGCCATGTCGGCGCAAGCCGGCGCGTTGTCCGCATCCACGTCCGCGCCGTCCGGTGTCACGACGGAGCTCGTCTGA